From the genome of Perca fluviatilis chromosome 1, GENO_Pfluv_1.0, whole genome shotgun sequence, one region includes:
- the LOC120558905 gene encoding uncharacterized protein LOC120558905: MEELRSQSFRMNSLQDESSGTKTSSEKDDSDSMCPDSGLRTQDCMSVKCSRVMGGALVDVGLMSLESIRLTCPQTIEAAEGDDVIIQCGLDPPVDLSDYTLDVARLDLGDDDGDVYCYRRGKYQQDDQMDRYRDRTTLNHEDLIRGIVTLTISSVTLSDSGKYKVYIPDLRHSFIINITVGSAKEESVWIIVLSSVCVGGAVGVLLLLVKRGIIWKKRKESETRSDNLIV, from the exons ATGGAGGAGTTGAGGTCCCAGAGTTTCAGGATGAACAGTTTGCAGGACGAGTCCAGTGGGACAAAGACGTCTTCAGAGAAGGACGACTCAGActccatgtgtccagactcaGGACTGAGGACTCAGGACTGTATGAGTGTAAAGTGTTCACGAGTTATGGGAGGagctctggtagatgttggCTTAATGTCTCTG gagAGCATTCGTCTCACCTGTCCTCAGACCATAGAGGCAGCAGAAGGAGATGATGTCATTATACAGTGTGGTCTGGACCCCCCCGTCGACTTGTCTGACTACACGCTGGATGTGGCGAGACTCGACCTCGGTGACGATGATGGTGATGTCTACTGCTATCGAAGAGGAAAGTACCAACAGGATGACCAGATGGATCGATACAGAGACAGAACAACTCTCAACCATGAAGACCTGATCAGAGGCATCGTGACTCTGACTATCTCCTCAGTAACTCTGTCTGATAGCGGAAAGTACAAAGTCTACATCCCAGACCTTAGACACAGTTTTATCATTAACATCACTGTTG GCTCTGCAAAGGAGGAATCTGTCTGGATAATAGTGCTGTCCAGTGTCTGTGTTGGTGGTGCTGTTGGTGTTCTTCTTCTCCTGGTGAAACGTGGAATCATCT ggaagaagaggaaagaatCAGAGACGAGGTCAGACAACTTGATAGTTTAG